Proteins from a single region of Trichoplusia ni isolate ovarian cell line Hi5 chromosome 3, tn1, whole genome shotgun sequence:
- the LOC113492086 gene encoding nudC domain-containing protein 3 produces the protein MSQPSNLTQYDEALTSILVNEKSILGFLSAIFNFLARRTDFYYVPKGPYENMGFPPGVAEELVVKVLRKCDPKSWHDPDHTKHLDLNNEIMCSTVAQEVEVVAESDPSEEAEATKLVENLNIKQEPVSQTQPASKNTGNKSKVIPDDYKPPEIPIQKNSETYNGAQRENYSWSQNIMELDVCVRLPRDISSAKELRVTINSGDICVARRNGDAILKDTLPYRIRPADSFWSISEGKLLMHLEKVQERWWNRFLNSEETLDLDKIDCSRPLDELPEDHVAKVRELQWNQERKMQGLPTSDEIRNMDILKKAWNAPGSPFQGQEFDPSVINSPSTFSNLK, from the exons ATGTCTCAACCTTCGAATTTAACACAATACGACGAAGCTTTGACTTCAATATTAGTAAATGAAAAATCAATTCTAGGTTTTCTTTCAGCTATATTCAACTTTCTAGCGAGAAG AACTGACTTCTACTACGTGCCGAAAGGTCCGTATGAAAACATGGGGTTTCCTCCTGGAGTAGCAGAAGAGCTAGTAGTGAAAGTCCTTCGAAAATGTGACCCAAAGTCCTGGCATGATCCGGACCATACCAAGCACTTAGActtaaacaatgaaataatgtgcTCTACAGTAGCTCAGGAAGTAGAAGTTGTTGCTGAGAGTGATCCAAGCGAAGAAGCAGAAGCTACCAAATTAGTAGAAAATCTAAACATTAAACAGGAACCGGTCTCACAGACTCAGCCTGCCTCTAAAAATACAGGGAACAAGAGTAAGGTCATTCCAGATGATTACAAACCACCGGAGATACCAATACAAAAGAACAGTGAAACTTATAATGGAGCTCAAAGGGAAAACTACTCTTGGTCGCAGAATATTATGGAACTTG ATGTTTGTGTAAGGCTTCCTCGTGACATAAGCTCGGCCAAGGAGTTGAGAGTGACCATCAATTCTGGAGATATATGTGTGGCCCGTAGGAACGGGGATGCTATTCTTAAGGACACACTGCCATACAGGATCAGACCAGCCGATAGTTTCTGGAGTATCAGTGAAGGGAAACTGCTGATGCATTTAG AAAAAGTTCAAGAAAGATGGTGGAACAGGTTCCTGAACAGTGAAGAAACCCTAGACCTGGATAAGATAGACTGCTCCCGGCCACTTGATGAGCTGCCTGAAGACCATGTTGCTAAG GTGCGTGAACTACAGTGGAATCAAGAAAGAAAAATGCAGGGTTTGCCCACAAGTGATGAAATTCGTAACATGGATATTTTGAAGAAGGCTTGGAACGCTCCCGGATCTCCTTTCCAAGGCCAAGAATTCGACCCCAGCGTCATCAACTCTCCATCCACCTTCTCGAATCTAAAGTAA